The Corynebacterium halotolerans YIM 70093 = DSM 44683 region TGTTCGCCAAGCCGAAGATCGACGAGGACTCCGACGTCGACCCGGACATGCTCGCCCACATCCGCCGCCGGCACGCCGAGGGCGTGCTGCAGGGCGTGGTCGTCGCCTCCGCCGACGGGCAGAACTTCCGGGAGACCATCGACGAGCTGATCGACGAGGGCCTGCCGGTCACCGTCATCGGCTTCCACGAGCACGCCTCCTGGGCCGTGTCCTCGGACACGATCGACTTCATCGACCTCGAGGACATCCCCGGGGTGTTCCGTGAGCCGCTGCCGCGGATCAGCCTGGACCAGCTGCCCGACGAGGGCGCCTGGCTGCAGCCGTTCCGTCCCCTCTCCGCGCTCCTCAACAGCCGACAGCACTAGGAAGGCCACCCACCGTGTTCCTGAAATGGGGTCACTTCTCCTACCGACACCGCCGGATCGTGCCGCTGATCGTCGTCGCGGCGATCCTGCTGGTGTACCTGATCTTCGGTCTGCGGCTGGGGGAGCGGATGAGCCAGGAGGGCTGGGACGATCCGGGCTCCGACTCCACCGCCGCCGCCCAGATCGAGCTCGAGGCCTTCGGGCGCGACAACAGCGGCGACGTCATCCTGTTGTTCACCGCTAGGGAGAACCAGAGCCTCAACGATCCGGCCACCTTCGGGGCGATCGCCTCCCACCTGCAGGAGCTCCAGGCCGCCCACCCGGACCAGATCTCGCACGTCACCAGCTACTTCGACACCCGTAACTCGCAGCTGATCTCGGAGGACGGTTCCACCGCCTTCGCCGCCATCGGCCTCGAGGGCGACGACGAACAGACCCTGAAGGACTTCCGGGCCATCGAGGACTCGCTGGTCCCCGACGACCTGCCCGGGGACGTGACCACCCAGGTAGCCGGCGCGACCGCCGTGGCCGACGCCCTCGACGACGGCATGGCCGGCGACATCCTCCGCGCCGAGGTCGTCGCGCTGCCTGTCGTCGCGATCCTGCTGCTGGTCATCTTTGGCTCCGTCGTCGCCGCCGCGATGCCGCTGGTGGTGGGTGTCCTGTCGATCCTGGGTTCGCTGGGCATCCTGTCGATGATCGCGGGCCTGGTGCAGGTCAACGTCTTCGCCCAGTCCGTGGTCACCCTGCTGGGCCTGGGCCTGGCCATCGACTACGGCCTGTTCATGGTCTCCCGCTTCCGGGAGGAGCTGGACAAGGGCTCAGCTGTCGAGGAGGCGGTGGCCACCACCACCGCCACGGCCGGCAAGACGGTGGTGTTCTCCGCGCTCATGGTCGCCGTGGCGCTGTCGGGCCTGCTGGTCTTCCCGCAGGCCTTCCTCAAGTCCGTCTCCTACGGCGCGATCTCGGCCGTCGGGCTGGCGGCCCTGCTGTCGGTGACGGTGCTGCCGGCGCTGTTCGGCATGCTGGGCCACAACATCGACAAATGGTCGGTGCGCCGCACGAGCCGCACCGGCCGCCGCCTGGAGGACACCATCTGGTTCCGCGTCCCGGCGTGGGCGATGAAGCACTCCAAGGTGATCACGGTGGCCGTCGCCGGGGGCCTCCTGCTGCTGACCCTGCCGATCGCGGGCATCAAATTCGGCGGCATCAACGAGACCTACCTGCCGCCGGACCACGAGACCCGCGTCGCCCAGGACACCTTCAACGAAACCTTCCCGACCTTCCGCACCGAGCCGATCAAGCTGGTGGTCACGAACGCCACCAATGAACAGCTCGTGGACGTGGTCCTGCAGGCCCGCGAGGTCGACGGACTGACCGCCCCCCTGAGCCCGGCGACCGCCACGCAGGACGGCACCACGGTGCTCTCGGCGGGCATCACCGACCGCGAGCTCAACGAGTCCGTCATCGACCAGCTGCGCCAGATCGAGGCCCCCGAGGGGGTGGGGCTCTACATCGGCGGCACCCCGGCGATGGAGGTCGAGTCCATCGAGGCGTTGTTCGAGAAGCTGCCGTGGATGGCGCTCTACATCGTGCTCGCCACGTTCATCCTCATGGCGCTGGTCTTCGGCTCGCTCATTCTGCCGGCCAAGGCGATCATCATGACGGTCCTCGGCCTGGGCGCGACCCTGGGCATCCTGACCCTGATGTTCGTCGACGGCGTGGGCGCGGGCCTGTTCAACTTCACCCCGGGCCCGCTGATGTCCCCGATCGTGGTGCTGATCATCGCGATCATCTACGGCCTGTCCACCGACTACGAGGTCTTCCTGGTCTCCCGAATGGTCGAGGCGAGGGACAAGGGCGCCACCACCGACGAGGCCATCAAGTACGGCACCGCGCACACCGGCAGCATCATCACTGCCGCGGCGCTGATCATGATCGTGGTCGCCGGCGCGTTCGGGTTCTCCGAGATCGTGATGATGAAGTACATCGCCTTCGGCATGATCGCGGCCCTGGCCCTCGACGCCACCGTCATCCGCATGATGCTCGTGCCCGCCGTCATGCACCTGCTGCGCGACGACAACTGGTGGGCGCCCGGCTGGGTCAGGCGCGCCTACGAGAAGCTCGGGCACGGCGGCGACGCCGCACCCGCCACCGAACCCGCTGCCGAACCCGCTGCCACGCGCGTGTCGACGCCCGCCCCGGTCCCGGCCACGGCCACCGCCACCCCGAGCACCGCCGACACGGTGGTCACCCCGGTCGTGCCGGACGAGCCGGTGGCACCGGCCGCCGCCGAGGAGGCCGTGCAGCGCGGCGTCGACAAGCGCGACGCCACGACGCCCGAGCCGGAACCGGGGACTGAGGCCGGGGCTGACGCCGCGACTGACCGCGAGGAGTACGTGTCCGTGGACGAGGCCGTGGTCGTCGACGAGACCGAGGCCGTGCGCGGCGGCAGGTCGACGGCCCAGGATGAAGAGCTCGTGCCCTTCTCCGAGCTGATGAAGCGTCTGCGGTCGGACAAGGACAACCCGCCCCACCGGGACCGGTGAGTTGATGGCCGGACTACGGCGGTTCCTCTCCAACCCGTGGGTGCGGTGGCTCGCGCCCCTGGCGGTGCTGGCCGTCGCCCTGTTCCTCTTCCGTGACCAGCTGCCGTTCCTCGGCGAGGGGTTCCACCGCCTGCTGGAGGCCCACCCGGCCGGCCTGCTCGTCGCGCTGGTGTCCGCGCTGCTGTCGTTGCTGGCGATGGCCGAGGTGATGCGTCTCCTGCTCGCCGCGGGCGGTACCCGCGTCCCGCTGATGGAGACCGGGGCGCTCACCCTGGCGTCGAATTCGTGGTCGACCACCCTGCCCGGCGGGCCGGCGTTCTCCGCGATCTTCACCTACCAGGTCCAGCGCGGCTGGGGGGCCAGCATCATCCTGTGCGGCTGGTTCTTCGTGCTGTCCTCGGCAATCTCCACCATGTGGCTGGTGGTCGTCGGCCTGGCCGCGGTGTGGTTCCTCGGCGCGCACGTCAGCATCGGCTCACTGCTGGTCACCCTGGCCGTCACCACCGTACTGTCCTGGGCGGTGTACTGGGCCGCCGAACACCCCGGTCTGCTGGAGCGCTGGGCCCGGTCCCTGCTGCCACGGCTCAACTCGCTCCTGCGTCGGGACAAGGGGGCCGGTCTCGACGGCGTGGTGGAGCAGATCCGTCAGCTGGAGACCGTGCAGCTCTCCCCGCGCCGCTTCGCGGTGGCGGGGACCTACTCACTGCTCAACCGCGTCCTCGACATCATCACCCTGTGGGCGTGCGTGTGGGCCGTGACCGGGGTGCTGCCCTGGCTGGAGCGGATGGAGGATCACACCACCCTGATGGGCGTGGTGCTCGCCTACGTCACCGCGAAACTCGCCGGCTCCGCACAGGTGACCCCCGGTGGCCTCGGCACGGTGGAGGCCGCCATCATCGCCACCCTGGTGGCCACCGGCATGACGGCCGCCGACGCCACCGCCGCGGCCCTGGTCTACCGCCTGATCTCGTTCGCGTTCATCACCGTGCTCGGCTGGGTGATCTATTTCCTGCACTATGCCCGCCGGGGCGTGTACGCCCGGGACCACCGCCCCTCCGGGGAGCTGGAGAACGTCGGCGCGGGCAGCGGGAAGCCCCCCGCCCCTGATTCCGGGGAGGGCACCGGGAGCACGCGGATGCGCCCGATAGACTCGGAGAGGACCGAACATCGTGAGGAAGGACAACAGTGAGCAGGTACACCGGACTCATCGCGGACGTCATCGCCATCGCGGTTTTCGCGTTTCTCGCCCGCATGGCCCACCAGAGCGAGTCCATGCCGTTGACCTTCACCGGCTGGCTGAGCACCCTGTGGCCCTTCCTGCTGGGTGTGGCCGTGTCCTGGATCCTCATCGTCGCCTGTAAGTGGGACGGGGCACGCCCGGCCCCGGCCGGCGTCACCGCCTGGCTCGTCACGGCCGTCGTCGGGCTGGTGATCTGGGGCCTGCGCAACGGCTCCGTCCCCCACTGGTCCTTCATCCTCGTGGCCACGATCATGTCCGGCGTGCTGATGCTCGGCTGGCGGCTGGCCGCCCGGTTGGCGGGGCGCCGGAAGGTCGAGCAGGCGGCGTAGCCGGGATCGAGGTGCCTGCGGTGGCACCGCGGCGTCGCAAAGTTGCACGGGGACGTCCCGGAATCAGCTCGGCCCCGATCCTCTCCACGGAGAGGATCGGGGCCGAGGGCACCCGGTCGGGCCGACCACGGGGTGGGCCGGGGCGCTGTCCCTTAGTTTGAGGAGCCGGCTCCGTGCATGATCATGTTGGCGATCATGATCACGTAGTTGATGATGTCCCCGGACAGGTCCAAGGCGATGCTCAGCATAAGGTGTGCTCCTTTGAGCTCGAAGGCAGTTGCAAGAGGTATATCGCCCCTCACTGATCATTCTGTTACACAGACGGCGGAGAAAGCCAATGCGCCGGTGGGATTGTCCGTCCCCACGGCAGCTGAGACACATCCCGCCGGGGTCGGCCCGGGAATCAGGCGCCGCAGGACTCCGCCGCCTCCCGCACGGCGGTGAAGGCCGGCTTCGGCGCGCCCGGCCCGTACAGCAGCCCGAAGTAGGATTCGCGGTCATCCGCCCCGAGATCCAGGTCATACATCGTGTACAGGAAGATCGGCCCCAGCCACGACTCGGACGAGGTGATCCGCAGTGCCTCGACCACCATGTCGGCCTGCGCCCGCTCACTCACCCCGCCGTCACCGCCGGTGGGCGCACCGTACTCCGTCAACCAGATCCGCTTCGCCCCGTCGCCATGGGAGCTCATCAGTTCCCGGTAGTCGCGCAACTGCCGGAAGCCGTTCCAGCGTGAGTTGCCGGAGGGCCGTTCCGGATAGGAGTAGGGGTGCACGGCCACCGCGGTCAGATGGTCGTGCGCCCCGAGCTCGTACAGCCGCCCCAGAAAATCCAGTCCGGCCACGGAGTATCCGGGCATGTTCGTCGCCGGGGCCAGCCCGCCGGAGATGATCTCCGCGCCGGGATCCGCGGTCGTGATTCTGGGGGAGGACTCGGCCAGCAGCTCCGCGTAGGCGTCCGGATCCGGATCGGGCCAGAACCTGGCCAGATTCGGCTCGTTCCAGATTTCGTAGGCGTCGACCCGGTCGCCGTAGCGGGCGGCCACCGCCTCCGCGAACTCCCCGAATTCCGCGGCCGCCCCGCCACCGACCACACCGAAATCCTCGACCCAGTCCGGATACATGTGGATCAGCATCAACGGGACCAGTCCGGCCGCCACCGCCGCGTCGACGCGTTGGTCCAGACCACTCCAGTCGTACCGCCCCCGCTCGCGTTCGATGTCCTTCCAGACAGCGGACAACCGGATCCGTGTGGCGCCCAGGGTGACCTGCTCGTCCACCATGTCCCGGAAATCACCGACGGGCATGCGCTCCCAGGCCGCCGGCCCCGCGATCCCGAGATCCCGGCAGCCCGCCGCGGACACCTCCGGCAGCTCCGCGGGCGCCTGTTGACTCCGCCCGGAGAAGGGGACGGTGATGGCGAGCACCAGGACCACCGACAGGGCGACGGTGACGCCGGTGATGATCCAGCCCCTCCGGTTCGCCGGCCCTTTCCTCACGGTGACGGGGTCAGTCATGGCACAACGCCTCCAGCATCTTCGGGACGGTGACGGTCACATCGTGCCGTTCCAGGATTGCGGCGCGGGCGTTGTCGCGCAGCCGGTCGGCCAGCGCACGGTCGTCGAGCAGCGTCCGGATCGCCGCCGCCAGCGCGGAAGCGTCACCCGGGGGAACCAGGAGACCGGCTCCCCCGCGCAGGTATTCCGCGGCCCCGCCGTGATCGGTGGCGATGACCGGAACACCGCAGGCCATCGCCTCGAGAACCCCCAACGGCCCCGCCTCCGGGGAGGTGGAGGCCGAGACCATGATGTCCCAACGCGGGAAGACCCGGTGCTTGTCGACGTGGCCCAGAAAACGCACCCTGCCAGCCAGGTCGGGCCGGGCGGCCCGGGTACGCAGTTCCTGTTCGAACTGCTCGGATCCGGGGAAGGCGGCACCTGCAATGTCGAGATGGACGTCCGGAAGCTCCGCGAGCGCCTCGAGGAGGACGTCATGGCCCTTCCACCCCGTGAGCACCGCCAGGATTCCCACGACGGGCCGGCCCGGGGTGGAGCCGGTTCCGCCGCTCATCTCCGTTGGAACCGGGACGCCGTTGGGCCGGACCACGGTTCTGCGGACCAGTCGCCGGACCGAGTCCGCCGTGACCTCGGAGACGGCGACGGCCGCCGTCAGGGCGTGGGCCCCCAGGCGCAGGACCGTGCGTTGCTTCCGTGAGTGAATCGTGTCGTGGACCAGCCAGGAGATCTTCGGGCCCCGACCGCGGCGCCGGGAGTGGAAGGGGTAGGCCATCCCCACCGCCGGCAACGCGAACGTCGAGTTGATGATCACGGCGCCGGCTCCCCGGGCAGAACGCCGGATCCGCCGTGCGGTCCGCCACCAGCCACCGGGGAGCGCGGCGATGCTCCACAGGCGCCGTGCCCCACGCACCCCTCCCAGGCGGGACAGCGGAACGGGAACGTGGATGACCTCACCGGCGAGGAGTTCAGGCAGGTCCCCGGAAGGACAGAAGAGGGTGACCCGATGGCCGTCCGCCACCGCCTGCCGGAGCAGGTCGACGAGCACCCTCTCCGCGCCGGAGACGTCGGCGCCCGCGTTCACCGCCACGATGTGCATGATGGACCCTTCCAGTTTCTGGGCTCGGTGGCCAGCTGCGCATCCGGGAGCTGAACCTCCGCAGAATGCCGGTCGCGCGCCCATCCTCGGGATGCAACCGACACGCGTCCCCGAACTGAGCACCACCCTATACTGAGCCGAACCTTAAGAAAAGCAAAGCGCCATCTTGCCATGACGCATAGGCCCCGCCCGGCACCCAAGGGCCCCCACCAGCAGAACCAGGGGGATGTCACCCCTCTCCACAACGCCCGGAAACAAGCCCGCCTTCCTCATTCTAATATTCTGCTTAAATTTTGATGTGGAAAGAGTTAGACTCGGCACCGGGAGACACCCGACGGTTTCCCGACGGCAACCATCCCCGCCCTCCATCGGGAGCGGGGACGGCCCGGCAACCACCACGCAAGGACCGATCACCATCCGGTGGCTCCACCATTTTCCGTCACCCACCCGGAATGCCGGGCACACCTCACCACCAGTCTCTGTTCCCTCAGATTTCAGGCAATCAGGAGGATCCAGTGTTCAAGAGCGGCCCCAGGAGATCCACATCAGACCTCCATAGCGAACCGACACGCCCTCACCAAGGGCCCGGAGCGTTCTGATGGTCACCAAAGTTCCCGAGACATCTCCCCACCGGGTAGTGGACGGTGACACCGCCGTAGCGGTCAGGGACCGTAGCCGCTGGCCGGGTATCCTCGGCCGTTATCTCCCCGATCCGTGGCAGCGCCTGGCTGACTGCCTCATCGTCCTTACGGTGTGCGCCGTCGCCGACCTCACGTACCCGCTGCTGACCGCTGTCGGAATCCTCCTCATTCTGACGGTGGTTCCGCGTCTCTACCGGTTCCGGCTGGGCATATCGGTGCTCGATGAACTGCCACGGCTGCTCGTCGTGGGCACCATCGCCCCCTACGTGGCCTCCTCCGTGCTGAATCCGGAGCTGAGCTCATTCCACGATGTGGTCTTCTCGTTGGTGACGGCCGGTGGCCTGGTGTTCTCCCGCGTGATCGTCGCGGCGCTCCTACGGGCCCGGCGCCGGCGGAATCCCGCCGTGCTGAGCCGCACGCTCATCCTCGGTTGCTGTTCGGTCGCCCGGCAGCTGTGCCGGGATCTGAAGAACACACCCACCTTCGGGCTGCTGCCGGTCGCGCTCATTGACCGCGATCCGGAACCCGGCCCCGACATCCCCGGGCTCTCCCTGGAACCACTCGAAGACAACCTTCCCGAGCTGATCAGGAAGTACAGCGCGACGACGGTGATCATCGCCTTCAGCCGTTGCCCGGACGATCATCTGTTGACCGTCCTACGCTCCTGCGTGCGCGAGGAGGCGGAGCTCTACCTCGTTCCCCGTCTCCCCGAGTACCACGCGATGGACAATGCCACGGAGATGATCGGGGCGATTCCCCTGCGCCACGTGCCCCGGGCGGCGCACCGATCCCTCACCTGGTTCCTGAAGCGCCCCTTTGATCTCCTGGTCAGCGGTCTGGCGCTGTGGGCACTGTCACCACTCCTGCTGGTATTGGCCGTGCTGGTGAAACTCGACACCAGGACCGCTCCAGTGCTGTTCCGCCAGGAGCGAATCGGCCTGGACGGCAAGCCCTTCGAGCTGCTGAAATTCCGTACCCTGACCCCCGCGGACCCGGGGGAATCCGATTCCCGCTGGAATATCGCGGGTGATGCCCGACTCACCCCGCTGGGCGCGGCCATGAGACGCTTCTCCCTGGACGAGTTACCCCAGCTCTACAATGTTTTCCGCGGGGACATGACGTTGGTCGGCCCGCGTCCGGAGCGCCCCTATTTCGTGCACAAGTTCGGGCAGGAGCTTCCCGGCTACCACGCCCGTCACCGCGTTCCGGTGGGGTTGACCGGCTGGGCCGCCATCAACGGCTTCCGGGGCGACACGAGCATCCGGGATCGGGTGCTCTACGACAACTACTACATCGAGAACTGGTCCCCCTGGTTGGACGTCAAGGTCCTACTGCTCACCGTCCGTGCCGTGGTCGGGGGGAATGGAGGATGAATCTCGTTCTCGGGGCGCTGGCGCTCCGACCCAACGGCAGCGGAGTGCAGACCTACCAGCGCGAACTCATGCGTGCCCTGGCCGCTCTCAAGGGCCTTCCCGCCCTGTCCGCCGTGGTCCAGGCGGACGCCGCCGGCGAGTTACCCGGGGGCGTGCGGCCGGTGCGCCGCCCGGTCTCCTCCGGTGCCCGGCGGGCGCTGCAGGGAATGGTCCCGGTCTCCGCGGATCTCTTCCACGGGCTGGACGTCGACCTGCCCGTGGGACAGCAGGGTCCGACCGTGGCCACGGTCCACGACATGTCCGTCTTCGACACCCCCTGGGCGATGTCCCGGATCCGGGCCCGCGGCGAGCGTTTCCTGCTCCGCCGGGCACTCCGGCGTGCCGACGCGATCATCTCGGTGTCCGCCTTCACCGCCGAACGCGTCGCCGAGATCACCGGCCGCACCTCGGCGGTCACTCCCCTCGCCCCGGGTTCCTGGACCCACGTGCCGTCCGACGAGGCGGTGCGGATGGTCCGGAGGAAATACGGCCTGCCCCCACGGTTCGTGCTGCAGCTGGGCACACTCGAGCCCCGGAAACGCCCCGAGGTGGTCAACGAGGCGCTGCAGGGCACCGGGGTCCCCCTGGTTCTGGCCGGCGGCGGCACCGACGGCCCCGGGCGCCCCACCGGCTCGATCGGATTGGGGTACGTCGATCTCGAGGACATCCCGGCCCTGTACCGGGCCGCCGACGTGGTGGCGTACGCCTCAGCCTACGAGGGCTTCGGCCTCCCCCCGGTGGAGGCGATGGCCTGTGGCGCGGTCGTCGTCGCCAGCGCCGTCGGCGGCATTCCCGAGGCTGTCGGCGACGGTGCCGTGGTGGTCTCCGGGCTGGATCCCGTCCGCTGGCGCGAGGCGCTCCTGCCCGCCCTGAACGACGGTGACGTGCGGGCGGCCCTGAGCGCCGACGCCACGGAACAGGTGCGGAAGCTCACGTGGAACGCTACGGCGGCCGCGACCGCGGAGGTGTACGCCCCCCTGCTCTGAGAAGGTCCTCAGGTTCGGGGGCGTGGCCGGGTGGACGTGCACCGCCACCGGCTGCGCGCGGTTACAGCACCCCGGCGACGACGGCGGACATCTTCCGGCGGAACTCCGCGGGGGAGAATGTCGCGGCCCAGGAACTCAACTGTCCGGTGCTGTACTGCGCGTCGTTGAAATCCCGCATGGCCTCGGCCAGGTTGTGCACGATCTCCCGCTCGTCGCCACCGTCCACCAGAACGCCGGTCTCCCCGGGCCGGACGGTGTCCAGCGCTCCCCCGCGGCCGAGGGCGATCACCGGGGTACCGCACGCCATCGCCTCCACCGGCACGATCCCGAAATCCTCCTCGCCCGGCATGAGCAGCGCGCGGGCGCCCCGCACCAGGTCCCGCATCTCCGCACCGGGCAGACGGCCCCGGAACTCCACCCCGGGGCCCGCCATGGAGCGGGCCCGTTCCATGTCCCGCCCGTCACCGACGACGATGAGGCGGACCCCCGCCTCGACGGCCGCGGCGACGGCGAGGGGCACCTGCTTGTACGGCACGAGCCGGCCCACGGCGATGAAGTAGTCACCCTTCCCCGTTTCCGTGTCAGGGGTGAAGTAGGCGGTGTCCACGGGTGGGTGCACGACGGTGGCCTCCCGGTCCCACCACTGCCGGATTCGACCCCGGACGGCCGTCGAATTGGCCACGACCGAGGTGACCCGCGGCGCCCACCTCCGCTCGTTGGCGCGGGCCCGGGCCGCCAGCGCCCGCAGCGCTGCAGACCTCGGGAGGCCGCTCGCCTCATCCCGCCGGAACTGCGCGTCCCACGCCCAGCGGGCGGGGGAATGCACGTAGGCGACCGAAGGGGCGTCAACGGCGCCGACCGCGGCCAGGGCGAAGGCGTGATGGCTGATCACGGCCGCGTCGAGCTCGGAGTCCTTCAGGCCTCCGTGCCTCAGTGCCCGGGGGACCAGGGGCAGCAACGGAGCGTAGCTCTTCTCCCCCAGGACACGGTAGAGCCGCTGCAGCGGCCCGGTGCGCACCCGGTCCGCCAGTCCCGCCGGGATACCTTCGGCGCGGGCGAACGGGACGTGCACCTCCGCCCCGGGCCAGGTCGTCGCGAGCTCCGCGACGACGTGCTCACTGCCGGCGACGTCGGTCAGCCGCTCATGAACGATCGCGATCTTCGGCGCCATCGCCATTCGCCTTTCTCTTCCCGGAACGGACCACAACGAACGCGGGGACTCCGCTCTCCATCAGCCTCTCCACTGCGGTATCCGCCAGATTCGCCCGGCGGTCACCCTTGTCGATCACCACGACTCCGAGCTGAAGGTCCGGGGGAGAGACCTCACGCCACCAGGGATCCAGCCAGCCGGCCCGGTGCAGTCTTTCCGCGTCGTAGGCGTCGAAGATGCCGCCGGTGTCGACGTCCCCGAGGATGAGGACGTCGCCGCCCTCGGCCAGCGCTGTGGACACCCTCGCCTCCGCCAGAGGCGTCAGCCCGCCATCGGCCAGCGCCGATTCCCGATCCACCCCGTAGCGGTGTCCGATCAACCGCAGCCACAGGGCGTCCGCGCGCCGGTGACGCCGGAGTTTCCACACGGTGAGCGGGATCTGCGCCAGGAGGAACACCAGCAGTCCGACGACCAGGCTGGTCTGCCAGAGTCTGGGCC contains the following coding sequences:
- a CDS encoding NYN domain-containing protein — translated: MNDIHESTHHYRENASPGPQNLLLVWDAPNLDMGLGAILGGRPTAAYRPRFDAIGRWLLGEAAELSRETGARVEPEATVFTNVTPGGADVVRPWVEALRNVGFAVFAKPKIDEDSDVDPDMLAHIRRRHAEGVLQGVVVASADGQNFRETIDELIDEGLPVTVIGFHEHASWAVSSDTIDFIDLEDIPGVFREPLPRISLDQLPDEGAWLQPFRPLSALLNSRQH
- a CDS encoding MMPL family transporter; translation: MFLKWGHFSYRHRRIVPLIVVAAILLVYLIFGLRLGERMSQEGWDDPGSDSTAAAQIELEAFGRDNSGDVILLFTARENQSLNDPATFGAIASHLQELQAAHPDQISHVTSYFDTRNSQLISEDGSTAFAAIGLEGDDEQTLKDFRAIEDSLVPDDLPGDVTTQVAGATAVADALDDGMAGDILRAEVVALPVVAILLLVIFGSVVAAAMPLVVGVLSILGSLGILSMIAGLVQVNVFAQSVVTLLGLGLAIDYGLFMVSRFREELDKGSAVEEAVATTTATAGKTVVFSALMVAVALSGLLVFPQAFLKSVSYGAISAVGLAALLSVTVLPALFGMLGHNIDKWSVRRTSRTGRRLEDTIWFRVPAWAMKHSKVITVAVAGGLLLLTLPIAGIKFGGINETYLPPDHETRVAQDTFNETFPTFRTEPIKLVVTNATNEQLVDVVLQAREVDGLTAPLSPATATQDGTTVLSAGITDRELNESVIDQLRQIEAPEGVGLYIGGTPAMEVESIEALFEKLPWMALYIVLATFILMALVFGSLILPAKAIIMTVLGLGATLGILTLMFVDGVGAGLFNFTPGPLMSPIVVLIIAIIYGLSTDYEVFLVSRMVEARDKGATTDEAIKYGTAHTGSIITAAALIMIVVAGAFGFSEIVMMKYIAFGMIAALALDATVIRMMLVPAVMHLLRDDNWWAPGWVRRAYEKLGHGGDAAPATEPAAEPAATRVSTPAPVPATATATPSTADTVVTPVVPDEPVAPAAAEEAVQRGVDKRDATTPEPEPGTEAGADAATDREEYVSVDEAVVVDETEAVRGGRSTAQDEELVPFSELMKRLRSDKDNPPHRDR
- a CDS encoding TIGR00374 family protein, producing the protein MAGLRRFLSNPWVRWLAPLAVLAVALFLFRDQLPFLGEGFHRLLEAHPAGLLVALVSALLSLLAMAEVMRLLLAAGGTRVPLMETGALTLASNSWSTTLPGGPAFSAIFTYQVQRGWGASIILCGWFFVLSSAISTMWLVVVGLAAVWFLGAHVSIGSLLVTLAVTTVLSWAVYWAAEHPGLLERWARSLLPRLNSLLRRDKGAGLDGVVEQIRQLETVQLSPRRFAVAGTYSLLNRVLDIITLWACVWAVTGVLPWLERMEDHTTLMGVVLAYVTAKLAGSAQVTPGGLGTVEAAIIATLVATGMTAADATAAALVYRLISFAFITVLGWVIYFLHYARRGVYARDHRPSGELENVGAGSGKPPAPDSGEGTGSTRMRPIDSERTEHREEGQQ
- a CDS encoding DUF3054 domain-containing protein, with the translated sequence MSRYTGLIADVIAIAVFAFLARMAHQSESMPLTFTGWLSTLWPFLLGVAVSWILIVACKWDGARPAPAGVTAWLVTAVVGLVIWGLRNGSVPHWSFILVATIMSGVLMLGWRLAARLAGRRKVEQAA
- a CDS encoding cellulase family glycosylhydrolase, encoding MTDPVTVRKGPANRRGWIITGVTVALSVVLVLAITVPFSGRSQQAPAELPEVSAAGCRDLGIAGPAAWERMPVGDFRDMVDEQVTLGATRIRLSAVWKDIERERGRYDWSGLDQRVDAAVAAGLVPLMLIHMYPDWVEDFGVVGGGAAAEFGEFAEAVAARYGDRVDAYEIWNEPNLARFWPDPDPDAYAELLAESSPRITTADPGAEIISGGLAPATNMPGYSVAGLDFLGRLYELGAHDHLTAVAVHPYSYPERPSGNSRWNGFRQLRDYRELMSSHGDGAKRIWLTEYGAPTGGDGGVSERAQADMVVEALRITSSESWLGPIFLYTMYDLDLGADDRESYFGLLYGPGAPKPAFTAVREAAESCGA
- a CDS encoding glycosyltransferase family 4 protein; the protein is MHIVAVNAGADVSGAERVLVDLLRQAVADGHRVTLFCPSGDLPELLAGEVIHVPVPLSRLGGVRGARRLWSIAALPGGWWRTARRIRRSARGAGAVIINSTFALPAVGMAYPFHSRRRGRGPKISWLVHDTIHSRKQRTVLRLGAHALTAAVAVSEVTADSVRRLVRRTVVRPNGVPVPTEMSGGTGSTPGRPVVGILAVLTGWKGHDVLLEALAELPDVHLDIAGAAFPGSEQFEQELRTRAARPDLAGRVRFLGHVDKHRVFPRWDIMVSASTSPEAGPLGVLEAMACGVPVIATDHGGAAEYLRGGAGLLVPPGDASALAAAIRTLLDDRALADRLRDNARAAILERHDVTVTVPKMLEALCHD
- a CDS encoding exopolysaccharide biosynthesis polyprenyl glycosylphosphotransferase gives rise to the protein MVTKVPETSPHRVVDGDTAVAVRDRSRWPGILGRYLPDPWQRLADCLIVLTVCAVADLTYPLLTAVGILLILTVVPRLYRFRLGISVLDELPRLLVVGTIAPYVASSVLNPELSSFHDVVFSLVTAGGLVFSRVIVAALLRARRRRNPAVLSRTLILGCCSVARQLCRDLKNTPTFGLLPVALIDRDPEPGPDIPGLSLEPLEDNLPELIRKYSATTVIIAFSRCPDDHLLTVLRSCVREEAELYLVPRLPEYHAMDNATEMIGAIPLRHVPRAAHRSLTWFLKRPFDLLVSGLALWALSPLLLVLAVLVKLDTRTAPVLFRQERIGLDGKPFELLKFRTLTPADPGESDSRWNIAGDARLTPLGAAMRRFSLDELPQLYNVFRGDMTLVGPRPERPYFVHKFGQELPGYHARHRVPVGLTGWAAINGFRGDTSIRDRVLYDNYYIENWSPWLDVKVLLLTVRAVVGGNGG
- a CDS encoding glycosyltransferase family 4 protein; its protein translation is MNLVLGALALRPNGSGVQTYQRELMRALAALKGLPALSAVVQADAAGELPGGVRPVRRPVSSGARRALQGMVPVSADLFHGLDVDLPVGQQGPTVATVHDMSVFDTPWAMSRIRARGERFLLRRALRRADAIISVSAFTAERVAEITGRTSAVTPLAPGSWTHVPSDEAVRMVRRKYGLPPRFVLQLGTLEPRKRPEVVNEALQGTGVPLVLAGGGTDGPGRPTGSIGLGYVDLEDIPALYRAADVVAYASAYEGFGLPPVEAMACGAVVVASAVGGIPEAVGDGAVVVSGLDPVRWREALLPALNDGDVRAALSADATEQVRKLTWNATAAATAEVYAPLL
- a CDS encoding glycosyltransferase; translation: MAMAPKIAIVHERLTDVAGSEHVVAELATTWPGAEVHVPFARAEGIPAGLADRVRTGPLQRLYRVLGEKSYAPLLPLVPRALRHGGLKDSELDAAVISHHAFALAAVGAVDAPSVAYVHSPARWAWDAQFRRDEASGLPRSAALRALAARARANERRWAPRVTSVVANSTAVRGRIRQWWDREATVVHPPVDTAYFTPDTETGKGDYFIAVGRLVPYKQVPLAVAAAVEAGVRLIVVGDGRDMERARSMAGPGVEFRGRLPGAEMRDLVRGARALLMPGEEDFGIVPVEAMACGTPVIALGRGGALDTVRPGETGVLVDGGDEREIVHNLAEAMRDFNDAQYSTGQLSSWAATFSPAEFRRKMSAVVAGVL